The following proteins are co-located in the Engraulis encrasicolus isolate BLACKSEA-1 chromosome 2, IST_EnEncr_1.0, whole genome shotgun sequence genome:
- the LOC134460342 gene encoding uncharacterized protein LOC134460342 gives MTLLLLLRSSMLLACCFVWPIAVQGSPLTPAPSAPTPDILPVNHTPDVLLRSMRAIRRTDVARSLQPVDRDAQFVSTPPPALQHNDVIEETVVESHRSADTDSRAVSHSDTQAPAASDSNDAAGPVQSSGNADVGNGLSSSSSLHPATESSTLTGAPSLRNGHVGPARLPASPAQASPESRPVLRPAQTTVLAMLITQGPIGSPSTAGDPPVHPPPAAGSGDQAIPVLKETGGGDSETLTDTAGPPSTVSQPLPPPGTLTSVSSTLTKMAEAQPGPTASILLRASSSSTTRATRASTKTPLPERNATTTAQTSSGGADSTGSFAPGE, from the coding sequence ATGACGCTCCTTCTTCTTCTGCGGTCGTCCATGCTGTTGGCCTGCTGCTTCGTCTGGCCAATCGCAGTGCAAGGTTCTCCGCTAACTCCCGCCCCCAGCGCCCCGACCCCAGACATACTGCCTGTGAATCACACCCCGGACGTCCTGCTGCGCTCCATGCGTGCCATCCGACGGACTGACGTAGCGCGCTCGCTACAACCCGTGGATAGAGACGCTCAGTTCGTATCCACTCCGCCCCCAGCCCTCCAGCACAACGACGTAATAGAGGAAACCGTCGTAGAGTCGCACAGAAGTGCAGACACTGACAGCCGTGCAGTTTCTCACTCTGACACACAAGCTCCAGCTGCCTCTGATTCTAATGACGCAGCTGGCCCAGTTCAGTCATCCGGTAATGCGGATGTTGGAAAtgggctctcctcttcctcaagtCTTCATCCTGCCACCGAGTCTTCCACACTAACGGGGGCTCCGTCACTCAGGAACGGCCATGTGGGGCCGGCCAGACTGCCGGCCTCCCCTGCGCAGGCCAGCCCAGAGAGCAGGCCGGTCCTCAGGCCAGCCCAGACCACAGTGCTGGCGATGCTGATAACCCAGGGACCAATAGGATCTCCCAGCACAGCAGGGGATCCCCCTGTGCACCCGCCACCCGCGGCCGGATCAGGGGATCAGGCCATTCCAGTCCTCAAGGAGACAGGTGGCGGGGACTCTGAGACGCTCACAGACACAGCTGGGCCCCCTTCCACTGTGAGTCAGCCGTTACCGCCACCCGGGACGCTAACTAGCGTTAGTAGCACACTGACCAAAATGGCGGAGGCGCAGCCCGGGCCTACTGCTAGCATCCTGCTGCGCGCTAGCAGCAGCTCAACGACGAGAGCAACAAGAGCTAGCACCAAGACACCTCTGCCGGAGAGAAACGCAACGACCACAGCACAGACGTCATCAGGAGGAGCAGACAGCACAGGGAGTTTTGCACCAGGTGAGTGA